Below is a window of Candidatus Viadribacter manganicus DNA.
TAACCGCCTAGGGCCAAGACACCGCGTGAGCGATATTTCGTGACGGGCTTACTCTCTCCATTCCAGTCAGTGATTTCGCGTACACCGCACCGACGCGATGTCGCCGATTGCTGACGCTCACACCAAGCAGAGCCAACGCTGGCCGAGTTAGGAATCGAAGAAGCGAGTATTGATCCGACCGCTGGGCGGCGCCGGGTCCTTCGTCTCAAGTAGCCGCCCCTCGGCATCGTACACCCGATCTTCAGTGCGCATGTTGATACGATTATCCGGCGTTGAAACCACGAGGCTGCCACCACACCCGGGATGGGCAAACGCTATGCGATGGGGATCGGGCGCAAATCCAATCGCACCGACGTGGTCGATTTCGATCCCGCCGAACTCGAGACATCTTGGCGGCGAACGGCGCCAATCGCGCCATGCCAAAGCAGCCATGACTTCCTCAACATGCGCCAGGTTCGTGGCGATCAGACGGTCGTCGCGCGCCACGACGCTTCTGAACAGCTTCGAGAACACGCGAGAACGCGCCTTGTCTTCGACCGCTCTTAGGTTGTCGCGGTATTGTTCTAACTGCGTTTCCAATCGGGACCGCGCTGGTCAGACTTCAACAGCGCGAAACTCTGCGCAGGTGTGGCGCCAACCCAATCTCGGTCGACGCGAATGGTTCGTGAAGGGTCGGTGCGATAATGGAAGCCGCCCCACAATAGATAGCTTCCCCAGTGCTTCGAGAACTTGGTGCAACGCAGTTCTGTGAATGGTGCGGACACCTCACCCCCCGAAGTCTTGGTTGCCGCCTCAATGCAGAGAGGAGCTCTGGTTTGGGCGACGCTCGCGCTCAATTTACGCCGCATATCCAAACGCGCCGCTACGGCTCGAGTTCGCCGAAACGCGACCTTCGTGGTCTTGAAGAGCATGGTCGCGAAGGCGGATGGCGGCTAGCGGGCGACGATCCGAACGCGAAAGGATTCACGCGTTGGCGGTGCGCCGCCGAAACGCCTGTGTTCGAGAACCAGGTCACTTGAGCCTGGCGCCGTCGCGACGAAGAAGAATGTCTGGATGGCGCCAACGCCGACGACAGACGCCTGCTGCTCCGGCTGGTCCGTTGTCGGCAGCGTGACAGATCCGTCGGGCGCAGGTGAGATAAACTCAGGCGTCTCCACTACCCTCCACGAGAAACCTTGCGGTTGCTGGCCCCGCAACTCCACAGAAAATGGCTGGCCGACCGGCGCCTCAACGGTTTGGCCATTCTGATCTTGCAGAACGCGGATGGACACCACCGCCGGCGCCTCCGGAATCTCGGAAGCTGGCGCTTCGCTTGACAGCGCGTCGTCTTGCTTGACTTCCGGCGCCGGCGAGCACGCCATGAGAACCACGGCCACAAAAATCGCTCGCTTCATGAATATTGGCTCGGCCCTTTGCAGTACGAGTCAACATAAGGCGCGTATCTGATCTGTGCCAAGGGCGACCTTACCCATCACACGCGTGGCGTCACTTCATCGAGCGGCGCGGTCGGGCATCGCCCAGCGCCCAGCCAGGGTTCTCGAACGGCGCGCCCAATCAAATCCGGTCATTAGCTTAGCATCGATCGAACCGGCGCGCTGTCGCCGACAACGGCCTCTCGCCGGCTAGTTTCCGTTCTGTCGTGTGTGGAACCGGCTTCCAGGTTGCGCGTTAAGGAACTACAGGCGCTACGCTTTGCCGATAATAGAAAACAAGGCTGAGCGTTGCATCGTGCCTATTTGCTCTTCTCGCAGGCGCCTCAGCATTCCCAAGCTGTCCAACGCCGCTCCATGAGATTTGGCGTCATCGCGACCCCCGCATCGCGGCGCCGCGGCGCTCGGTTGCTCGTGGTTCTTCTTGCGTTGTGCCTTGGTGCTTGCGGCACGGTTTCCCGGGACTTTGGCACTGCGTACCGCCACTCGGACGCCGTCGCCGCTTTGCCTGCCGGCGTGCAAATCCTGGCCCTGCAAGCGCCTCAAGATTTGGCGCTCGCCGAGCGCGTTCCGGCGCAGCCACCGTCCGAAAGTCACGCGATCCTCGCGCTCTCTGGAGGCGGCGCGAACGGCGCCTATGGCGCTGGCGTCATCGTGGGCTGGTCGCAAAGCGGAGATCGCCCGCAATTCGACGTGGTCACCGGCGTGAGTACGGGCGCACTCGCCGCACCCTTCGCTTTCCTCGGGCCCGATTGGGACGATGAGCTCCAGCAAGTCTACACCGATGGCGGTACGCGCGGACTGGTGGGGTGGAGAAGCTTAGCAGCGTTCGTGGCCCCAAGCCTTTTCAGTTCGCGCGCGCTGCGCGAACTGATCGCCACTCACATCACACCAGAAATGCTCCGCCAGGTCGCAGCAGAGCACGCCAAGGGCCGGCGCCTACTTGTCGTGACAACCAATCTCGACGCCGCACAGCCAGTGATCTGGGACATGGGCGTCGTCGCCACGATCGGCGGTGAAAGAGGTCTGTCGCTCTTCCGCAGCATATTGCTGGCGTCCGCAAGCCTGCCAGGCATCTTCCCTCCGGTCCTCATCGAAGGCGTCTCGCCGGAAGGCATCGCTGTGCAGGAAATGCATGTCGACGGAGGCGTCAACCTGCCTTTCCTCGGCGTGCCAGAGGCGTTGCCGTCGTTGAGCGCCTCGACACCCGGCGGTGTCCGCCGAGTGCTTTACGTTATTGTGAATGGACAGATCACGGCACGTTACCACGCAACGGCCGGAAATCTGCCCGGCATCCTCGCACGCAGCTTCGACAGTTGGAGCAATGCCTCTCTACGCTCGGCGCTTGCCGAGAACGCCGCTTATGCGAACAGCGTTGGAATAAGCGTTTTCATCACGACAATTCCCGCCAGCGTCGATGCTTCAAGTTTGGATTTTGAACCCGCGGCCATGCGATCGCTTTTCGAACTCGGCAGAACACGCGCCGTCACTGGATTGGTATGGTCGCGCATTAGCGCTCCGCCGGCACTGACCGTGGAACAGCAAACCGGCGCCGTAGCGCCGAGTGTTGAGGCAATTCCATCCCGTTAGGCTTCATCCAGGTATTGCCCATCACACCCCAATGTCCCCACTAGACCAGCCTAGGTCGTTGTACAGAATTTCTCGACTGACCTAGTCGCTCCAAAACTGCCAGCGGTGTCTTGCCTGCGTGAACGGCGTGAGTTCGCCGATGATTGCCATTCGTGGTTTGCGGCGTGAATGAGATCGCAACGCGGACGCCCCGGCAGTCAATCCAGCAGGCATTCGCCTTGAGCAGCCTTCGCCGGCTGGAACTCGCGAGGGCTCTTGCCGGTCCAACGCTTGAAGGCGCGGGAGAAGGCGGCGGGTTCGGAAAAGCCGACAAGGTAGGCGGTCTCGTTGACCGAGGCCCTGGCGCCGTTGAGGTAGCGCAGCGCCATGCGTTGGCGCAGCGCATCGAGCACCTGCTTGTAGGTTGCTTCCTCGGTCTTGAGCTTGCGGAACAGGGTCTGACGGCTGAAGCCCAAGGCGCGCGCGACAATTTCGGCGCCGACCTCGCCGGTGTGCAGCAGAGGAAGCAGCACGGCCTCGACCCGACCGCGGATAGTCTTCTGGTCCTCTAACTCCTGCAGCAGATCGTCGGCCCGCCGGGTCAGAACGCCGAACACATAGCGCGGCTGAAGCGCCACCGGCCAAGTCGCTATGCGCGGATCGAGCCGCATGGCGTTCCAGCCGCTGGAGAAGGTCACCGGGCACTGGAAAATGCGGTCGTACTCGGCCCGCCAGGCCGGCGCCGGGTGGGTAAAGTGCACCTCAAGCACGTGCGGCTCGGGCAGGAAGCGGCGAGGGCCACAGACCAGGCGGGCGAAGGCCCCTTCGCTCAGCTCGGGGAAGGCGTTGGGATCAGCACGCGTGTCGACCATCCACAGCTGGCCGTCGCGCGCTGACAGCACGAAGCGCGGCCCGTCGCTGAGCCCCGCGGTCTCGAGCGTCAGCCGGCTGAGACGCTGCATCTGTGCGAACGCATCGCCCATGGTGGGTGAAGCGTTCATGATCAGCCCGACGATCGACATCTCCGCTAGGTCGACTGCCTCGCCGAAATGCAGCGCCAGCGCCGGGTCGCCGCAGAGGTCCTGGGCTGCGCGCATGAGCGCGATATAGGTCTCGAACGGCAGACGGGCGTCGGACTCCTCCAAGTCGGCGGCGCGCAGGCCGGCTCGCGCTAAGAGCGCCGCGCGACCAGCGCCTCGCTGCACAGCATACGCCATCAGGCCAGCGGCGACCCCTGCAGACACGGTCAGGTTCGACATCAGCGCGGCCCCTGGTGTTACGAACGATCATGCGCGCGGGAGGCACGATCATGGCGCCCGCCGGGCATGTCGACAAAAAAAGGTCCATGAAATTGAGGATTCCCGTCTTTCCGGTCCTGTTGGCCGCCACCACAGCGCTGCTGCCGTCAATCGCCTTGGCGGACACGCTGCAGGCCCGGCCCGGCGATCCGGCCTGGATGCATCTTGGCGCCGATGCCTTGCTGTGGGCGCACATCGCGGGCGGAGCAATCGGGATGATAACCGGCGTCGTCGCCCTGGCGGTGCGCAAGGGCCAGAGGGTCCACCGTGCTGCGGGATCAGTGTTCTTCTTGGCGATGTTCGTGGCCTACGCAATTGGCGCAGGCGTGGCGCCGTTCCTTGAAACTGGACAGCGACCCAATTTCGTCGCCGGCATCATGGCGCTCTACCTGTTGGTGAGCGGCGCCGCGGCGGCCCGACGGCGCGATGTCAAGGCCGGCGCCCCGGAAGTTATCGGGCTGATCGTCGCTCTCTCCATTGCCGCTGCCGGCGTTCTCTTCATGCGGATCGGCGCGGCCAGCCCCAGCGGCACGGTGGACGGCTCGCCGCCACAGGCTTTCCTGCTCTTCACCATCGCCGGAGCCTTCGCCGCAGCGGGCGAGTTGCATGTGCTCGTGCGCAAGCTCTTGCCCAACGTCTCACGCATCGCCCGGCACTTGTGGCGGATGTGCTTTTCGCTATTCATCGCCTCGGGGTCGTTCTTCCTCGGACAGATGCAAGTGTTTCCCGAGGCTCTACAGCAGTCAGTGCTGCTGCCCGTGCTCGCTCTGGCGCCGTTACCGGTCATGCTGTTCTGGCTGGGCAAGGTCCACTTCGATGAATGGCGCCGGCAGCGGCCGAAGGCGGCGGTCGCATGAACATACTGGGCCGTCTGTTTCCGCGTAGTCTTACGAACGCATATCAAGGGTCGTGGGCAGCGGTTTGGCTGCTTGCGCCCGTCTTGATCATAAAGACTATGATTGGGTTTAACTTCAGTGGACTGAACCCCTTCATCAGTGTGAGCGAAGTTCTGCAAACGGTAGATGGAGTGCCGCTCGACACGTTCAGCCCTGCAGCGGTCGCGAGCATCATCAGCTCTGCAGGCGCCTGGGGTATGGCGCTATTTGCCTTGTGCTTGTTTACTTGGCTTGTCGTCGTGCGCTATCGCGCCGGTTTACCAGCCGCCATCTTGTTGCTCTTGATTGAGCAGGTTGGCCGCACCGGCGTCGATACGGTGGGCTTAGTCGCGGAGGTCGCGGCCACACGGGCAATGCCGGCCGCTGGCGCGGTGATCAATCTCGGCATGACGGCGCTTCTGACCATCGCCTTTCTGCTCTCGCTATTGAGAGTAAAGCATCTGAACTAGCCGCGAGCCATTAGTGGGTTTGCGAAGAAGCCATAGACCGCACGCGCAACCCGACGGGCAGCCAATGGCCTGGGCCCTCGCAAAATCCCATCACCTTTCGACGCGCCAATACGCGCGAATTGTCCAAGGCTGGGTGGCATCCATCGGGCTGAACCCAGCCACTTATGGAACGCACTCACTTCGGCGCACTAAGGCTGCGCTCATCTATCG
It encodes the following:
- a CDS encoding AraC family transcriptional regulator, producing MSNLTVSAGVAAGLMAYAVQRGAGRAALLARAGLRAADLEESDARLPFETYIALMRAAQDLCGDPALALHFGEAVDLAEMSIVGLIMNASPTMGDAFAQMQRLSRLTLETAGLSDGPRFVLSARDGQLWMVDTRADPNAFPELSEGAFARLVCGPRRFLPEPHVLEVHFTHPAPAWRAEYDRIFQCPVTFSSGWNAMRLDPRIATWPVALQPRYVFGVLTRRADDLLQELEDQKTIRGRVEAVLLPLLHTGEVGAEIVARALGFSRQTLFRKLKTEEATYKQVLDALRQRMALRYLNGARASVNETAYLVGFSEPAAFSRAFKRWTGKSPREFQPAKAAQGECLLD
- a CDS encoding patatin-like phospholipase family protein; this encodes MRFGVIATPASRRRGARLLVVLLALCLGACGTVSRDFGTAYRHSDAVAALPAGVQILALQAPQDLALAERVPAQPPSESHAILALSGGGANGAYGAGVIVGWSQSGDRPQFDVVTGVSTGALAAPFAFLGPDWDDELQQVYTDGGTRGLVGWRSLAAFVAPSLFSSRALRELIATHITPEMLRQVAAEHAKGRRLLVVTTNLDAAQPVIWDMGVVATIGGERGLSLFRSILLASASLPGIFPPVLIEGVSPEGIAVQEMHVDGGVNLPFLGVPEALPSLSASTPGGVRRVLYVIVNGQITARYHATAGNLPGILARSFDSWSNASLRSALAENAAYANSVGISVFITTIPASVDASSLDFEPAAMRSLFELGRTRAVTGLVWSRISAPPALTVEQQTGAVAPSVEAIPSR
- a CDS encoding protease inhibitor I42 family protein, with product MKRAIFVAVVLMACSPAPEVKQDDALSSEAPASEIPEAPAVVSIRVLQDQNGQTVEAPVGQPFSVELRGQQPQGFSWRVVETPEFISPAPDGSVTLPTTDQPEQQASVVGVGAIQTFFFVATAPGSSDLVLEHRRFGGAPPTRESFRVRIVAR